ACTCATCGCCGCTGTCGCCTACCGCGCGAAACGGCGATCCATTGTCGAAATCAACTTCGACAATTGTGTCCCACATCATGCGCGTGCCGACATGTTCGGCCTGTTTCTGCATTTGCTCCATCAGCCATGGGCCCTGGATTACATCTTCAAAACCGGGGTAATTCTCAACATCGGTGGTGATCGTCAGCTGTCCGCCGGGCTGGATGCCTTGCACAACAATCGGTTCCAGCATGGCGCGCGCACCATAGATCGCGGCGGAATAGCCGGCAGGGCCAGAACCGATGATGAGCATTTTGGTACGGTGAGTAGCCATTTTAGGATTCCTGTCTGTCTTGTCGAGTAATCTAGGGCCTCGGCAGCCCGGCTTCAATTCGTGTAGGCAAGGAAACCGTTACACATCCACAAGCGCAGCTTTCAACGCCTCGCGTTTAGCAGCATCAACGCCCAAAACCTGTTCCATATAGGCCTCGGTTGATCCGAAACGTTCTTTAACGGAGCGCCGCGCCGCCTCAAGAAATTCTGCGTCCACGCCCATAAGGACGCGAACAGTCGCTTCATCGATGCCACCGTATTTGTCGCCCATCAATTCCATGCCGTGGCGAATGCGCTCTTCGTTACGCGGTGAGTGATTTGTGAGAAGATAATCCTCCATCGCATCATCGGGATGCACACCCAGAACATAATGCAGCAGATCGACTGCAATACCGGTACGATCTTTTCCGGCGGCACAATGGACAAGGCTTGCCCCCTCCCCGCGCGCGAGCGAAGCAAAATAGCGCTTCAGCACCCAGTTCACCCCAACGCGGTCTGGCAAAGCACCATAGAGATCGACCATCGCGCTGTGTGCGCTTACTGCGTCCACATCTCCGTGTGCCGCTTCCAGATGCGGCGCCAGACCTGCAGTCTCGCCATCGAAATAGATGACCTCTGCAGCAAACCCCGTTGGCCTGCGGCAAGTATGCCGTACTCGTTCGCTTTCACCGCGCAAATCGATGACATGCTTGAGATTGAGGCCTGCGATTGTTGCCAGATCATCTTCTTCGGCTTCTGCG
The Altererythrobacter ishigakiensis genome window above contains:
- a CDS encoding tyrosine-protein phosphatase; amino-acid sequence: MIRDRFLSTRAIHNLRDYGGYAVSGGGKVKSGLLFRSGHHAEAEEDDLATIAGLNLKHVIDLRGESERVRHTCRRPTGFAAEVIYFDGETAGLAPHLEAAHGDVDAVSAHSAMVDLYGALPDRVGVNWVLKRYFASLARGEGASLVHCAAGKDRTGIAVDLLHYVLGVHPDDAMEDYLLTNHSPRNEERIRHGMELMGDKYGGIDEATVRVLMGVDAEFLEAARRSVKERFGSTEAYMEQVLGVDAAKREALKAALVDV